Within Paralichthys olivaceus isolate ysfri-2021 chromosome 14, ASM2471397v2, whole genome shotgun sequence, the genomic segment TCACAGTTTGTTCCCAAATAAGCCAACAATCAATCAATGCCTTTTGAATATCAACTTGCCAATACACGGATTATCAATAGTAGTACCATCATCAGCAGTAGCAGTAGTACTGTAGTTTGGGACAATGACAGTAATAAAACCACTTATAAATTGTAGAGATACAAAAATTCAGtacaacatacacacaacatgcaaATGGATGGAATGTTGATGGCTATTTCATCAGTTCAACTTCAAACTAAATTGTTTTCGGACGCTAATGTAAACATGCTCCCACGTACCAATACATACATTGATGCTCACATACCAGCAGCAATTTGAGGACCTGTGTTGCTAACTGTGTGTCAGGGACTAACCTGGGTGCCAATGAGCAGGTAGGGGACACTGGGTGCATACTCCTGCAGCTCGGGCACCCATTCCTCTCGCACATTCTGGAAACTGGCAGGGTTAACCACAGAGAAGCAGATGAGGAAGACATCGGTCATCGGGTAGGACAGCGGCCTGAGGCGGTCGTAGTCCTCCTGCAGGGAAACAGGACACTAATGGTTAAcactgacagcagagagaggatgagaggtcaggatggagggggggggggacaaaagAGCCAATGAGAAGATAtaattcatttccttttgttaacatctgagaaattattattcatgaattattaaagCGTATTAAAGAAAATGAGCTCCAAACGCAGCCAGGCTGTTCCTCCTCAGAGGAGCTGAAAGAGCTAACTTTACACTGTGTGCACTTAGGTAGCTCTTTGGTTGTTTAATGCAAATgacctggactactgtaatattacacataaacaaaccGCCCTTGGAAAAGGGTTATGAAGAGGAAGAATGTGAAGATGACCTTCATACTAGCGCTCCATTCCTAACGAAAAGAATTTTTTTCTTACATCTGCAGTCCACTGAGGCGAGCTGAGTACAAGGCATCGCCACAAGACTCTGGCGACACACTGCCATCTCTGATATTTGTGTGGCGTAAATGGATAGTTCACAGTTTCGAGACTGCCCTTTGTGCGTCAGATCAAGCGCGGCCTTGTCCCCGCCAAAGATAAACCCTTCTGACAGAGTCTCCAACTCGCACACATATGAATATTCATGACCCGTCTCACTTCTTCATCTGATGGTGACATAGTTTTCTGCTGCAAGCTGGGAGACATAGGAATCCATGAATCTCAAGTAATCAGACATGACTCAGGCGGACTTACCCGGACCACGAGAATCAATCTCACTCTCATGTCTTGGATATTTATCGTCCACATCcctgaaaacaaagcaaagtgGATACAACGTCCCACTGTGCCAGAGATGCTTGTAATTGGACAGCTCAGAGCTGGCATGGCAGTGTTTCACTCTGATGCcttcagccaaacacacacgtcaTCACACTGCTATACCCACAGAGGCCTTCTCACAGAAATGATTCAAGTCAAATAGTCAGAAGATTCTGCAAACAACAGAGGATCAACCAAGTAAAGGTGTCACCTTCTCATTGCACAGCACCAATCTTCACGCCTGTGCTTGTATCGGAGATGACTCAAGTACACCTCACTGGAGTGGGTCAAGTGGATGATGTGGCTAAAAAATGTATGAGTTGCTCATCCTCTTAGTTCCAAATGAGTGAAGTATTCCACAGCGTCCGGAGCGGCCTCATGcactacagctgctttcaggcatgtACTGAACAACTAATCTCCGGAGGGTCTGCATGTGAGTAcgcaaaatgtcagagtgagagacagacagactttcACCAGAGCTTCTTCAGCCAGCTCCCTTGGAAAAACTCAGAGGAATGTCCTAAAGAGCCAGAGTGAGAAACCTAGTGCTCGTGCGTGTTAATGGTGTTTCGAATACGCGACATACACATaactgaaaagaacaaaatgcaTACAAATGCctaaggataaaaaaaaaagatgtaaagaGAGCTCTTGGTGATAAGGACCAacaccagtgttgatgtgcCTTAAAGAGAACTTGCGATCACATGTGATCAGTATTAATATGTTacctcctgcctctgcctgctgcaccacccctcacctgaacactctggagatttctgtgccGTTGTAAGTGTCAGAGAATCTCCTGCCGATTTCTTCATgcgtgaaaggcaaactccagggAAGGTCTACCCCCAATTGTGCAGAAATTctgcagagttcatgtctgaaaacagcttatctCTACTTCCTGATGTGATAATGCAGAATCAGAATTAAAAACCGTCTGATGCTTCAAACAAGCTGAGAGGATTTCCATATTCCATGATTACTGTGGTAATTTGGTTTGCACTTTAACAGCATGAGCAGCTAGTGCTGTCGACATACTTTGTTCATCAACATTGTGTctttaatattcacatttatttgacCTTTTCACCATTGTTAAAGTTTCACATTTGGTATAGTGTTGGtgctatatctatatatatatataaacatgaacattttaagCACATCATGCCGTGATAATATTGATagataatttataatttataatcatgatacatttttcacattgtttcatcTCTAGTTTGAAGTGAGCCGATTCCGATTTTGCCATACAATATACCATGTACAATATGATGTCATGGATTTAACTTGAGACATGACTGTAAGAAATGTGGGACTCACCCATAACAgggaataaagtcaaaatatctCAGCCTCCACTGCACTtctattatattttcatttataatttcaGAGAGTATAGGTAATCGTAGCCAATGCTGCAAATTGTATGTACTCTGGTTGCCAACAGTGTTACATACTGTAGCTGCCTCATCTGAATTAAAGAGGACCTCTGCTTATAATATAAGATCCATCATTAGGATTATGAAGCTGCAGTGAAACCACAGAGTCGTGTTGCATCACAGAGCAAAGATGGCAGATTGTCTGTGTGATTCAGCTCAGCAGCTGATATTCATCGATCACATTCTACATTTGCGTCACAGTAATGAATTGGAGCGGGGTTAGTGTATGGAaaaactatatatacatatatatatatatatagacacaaacacaggtttgAACAACTATTCTTATTAGGACTTTTTATTGACCatcattcattgtggacagcctaaaaGAAACCTTATCTCCAAGCATAACCATCACCTGTTCATGCCTAACCCAGACCCTGAcctaaccacaaccacaaccgTAACCAGGAGCTCAAAAAGGAAGTTTTGCTTCATTGGGACCAGTCTTTGCAATAACGAATTGCAGTAGAGCTGCAGTTCACATTTGTCCTGCTCAAACATCATTCTCTTCTCAGTATAACATAATACTGACCACCCCTGTCAAATACGAATGCACTTTTTCTCATTACATTTTGTAGTCCAGGCTCACACCTATACTACTGCAACTCCCCCCTGGCTGGTCTACCTGCTAATGCCATCCAACCTCTGCAGCTCacccagaatgcagcagctcaacTGGTCTTCAACCCACCTTagttcactcacactactccgctcccttcactggttaccagtggctctcatctgtttcaaaacactagtacttgcCTACCATGCTGTGAACGGATCAGTGCCCAGTGTACATCCAGGACACataaaccttacaccccagcccgtccactctgctctgcatctgccaatcgTCTTGCTGCTCCCTCGCTGCGAGCaaaccactcaacaaaatcacaactgtttgctgtcctggctctcAAATCGTGAAACGATCTCCCCACTGACATCAGGagagcagaaagtctacacatcttcctccgcagactaaagacacatctcttccgactacACCTTGGTTGAGAAGATGTCTAACAACTATCGTCAACAATTCTTAACTTTAGTTACTTATATATTGCACCTACATGTAGCACTAGTAGTTTGACTAATTGTACTTACATGATTCGTGTTGtactgggtttgtaccctcatggttgaatacACTTATtggaagtcgctttggataaaagcatcagctaaattatatgtaatgtaataatgtaTTTCAATTTCTTTGGAAGAGCATGTATGTATCACACCATGCATTTACAAACACAATGTGACTTcctatgaatatatatatataaaattattaTCTGTCACATGGATCAACTCctctgtgtgttaatgtgtctgaATTCATGACCTTTGCTTGCACAAGTGAATCCTCTGATTCCCCAATGAGCCCCAGACATAAAGGAACACAGTGTAAGCCACTCAGCAGTTTACTGTAAACAggcctctctgcctctcacactGTTTTCTCAGTGCACCCCTGACACATTACCATAGACAGTAAGCCCGTCAGCCACACAGAGTGGATTCACTGAGGCACAGACTGAGTTTATCCTCCTACGTAGCTCCAGTCTTAAATTTGATTAGCACCCCACAAATGTTTGCACTCTTGCTGTTTCAGTGCTTGGGATGAAAGTTTGCACCAGAAGCACGGCCTGCTATTCAACAGTTTGTGTgcacatcactgacacattgcATAACAGTCTCTCCAAGGCAGTCAGGAGTGTAGAGTAAATATTTTGGCCAGTGAAGAAAGGACTGACAGAGACTAAATGAAATGAGAGACggtgtagtgtgtgtttgctggaaTCCTAAACACTAACCTCTCTACATACATTTACATCATGCAGGGTAAGACTCAGCGTCTTCATTTGGACACTGTGTGCGCTccactgtgtgactgtgttgacTCAGTGACATATGAGTGCTATAATATCAGTGAGTCATTCCTGACTCCATcaccccccccatctctctctttcttctatctctttctctctctccttttcttccccTATCTCGTCCTCAGGGCTCTATAAACTGGCTATGTCAACAGAGTCAGAGACACCGTCTGTAACATGGCCGCCGTTGGGAACGCAGGCTCAGAAATAGACGCTTCATATCTCAAAGGTCTGTCACTGATCTAATATCTGAATTTTGCGAAACTGCATTTAACCACAGGAGTGAAAATATCTATGCATGCTTGTTTCTTCTTTACAGGCTCATTAATGGTAATTGATAATCATTAATGACAGCACCTGCACAGATACAGTGCAATTATTCGTGCCTTAGTTACATCCAGTCATGCTCTATTCAAAAATCAAAAAGTTTAACATTGCCTTTAATGGCAGTGGCATACACATTACAGAAATAAAGAGAGGATCTAGACGTTTCCAAATTTTCAATGATGAATTAATTAAAgcattttgagaaatatttaaaagaataatttcACTCATTTTACCTGCAAAGCTTCGATTATTCATCATAAAATGTGCCAACAGTCCCTGATTATGTCGTTTGGACTTAtttcagcttcagctcagacCACATGTTGTCAAATGATGAGGCTGCGATGTGCTGTATTTCATTTCCTCATGACAAGACTAAAAACCACAATTAACTGATCCCACTAACAAGTATAGTCTGTGTAGCTGAAGCCTGAATCATCATAATCCTCTGTGCCGCAGAGCTCTGTGAAATCAGTGAGTCAGTGTTTCTTCTGATTGTCTTACACACATACGTCCTTTCTCCAAATACTCCAGTTTGAGCAACGTCTGTGAAAAACTAGTACCCactagtatatatatatgtgtgtgtgtgtgtgtgtgtgtgtgtgtgtgtgtgtgtgtgtgtgtgttttttatcggctaaatgtaaaaactaaagaacaAATATTAATGAAACCCATAACATATTTGAGTGGAGGTTGGTGGGAATACAGAATGTGTTCTCCAAGCATCCTTAATAATTTAGAAATATAAACCATATAACCacaatgttaaattaaataataatggtATTCAAGTTTTCACACAGAGACTTTTTACAagaaatggttttaaaaaaaagggcagAAGCCTCTATAAGAGTTTATCTTGTCTTTTGTCTAACTAAGTGCCACAAAATATCCCTGGGGCCAGTGGACCCCTGAGCAATGGGGCAATTGGCCACTTGGCCTTGGTCTCAAAGAGAGTGACATTTTTTCACTGTTCtgaacatttttacacaaaaagaTGAATCAATTAACTGAAACACTCATTAACTCATTACATGAGTAAAATACTCACTTGCAGTACTGAAATGGTTCCTACTACCAAACAAACGGACTGAGGGCTGCTCTGAAGTGTAAAGTGTTATGTTGAACGTGTGAGCTGAGGCCTGTTGAAAGTGTTCctgttcctctgtgtctgaGTAGCAGAGTGGTGACATGCTGCCAGCTGAGTAAACCCATTTCCAGTCTCCACCTTCCAACCCTCACCCCTAAATCCACCTGCCCACCCTCTCATGCCCACTGGGACATCTGAGGGGTGCTGAGAGATTCTGTACCAAACACAGAAGGGAGAGTGTGACGGTCGAGTGAGAGAATTTGAGGGGCCGAGGAAATGAAGAACAGTCCGGCTACAGAGAGTCTGTACTTAAAGTGTTTCCATGGCTACAACAGATCTGAgcatccacttcctgtttcctcctgcacctcctcagGCAGCCGCGCTGGATTTCCTTGagtgcagcaggagcagcagcagcaggagaatggATGAATAAGTAAAGACTTTCCCCTCTGTTCCTTCATCAGATTCAGCCAAACAGACTTTGCAGACCTTCCATATGGAATAATTTAATAGGCAGCGGCTGGCGGAGCGACGTGGCAGCGTACAGACAATAGCAGGCGGGGGGAGGCCGTAACTGCGGCAGACAAAGCTGGCTAAATGCAGAGTCGTGATTATGTGGCCTGACATGTAACACCGGCGTGACGGCATGAAGGAGCATCCGATGAGAGCATGACGGCAGCGAGTATCTGTAAAGCTGCTAACGTTCTTGTGGAGCAGCAAAGCACTGTGGGAGATGGTGCAGGGAGATATTTAAATTAAGGAAAGCGAAAGAGATAGTAAAATGAAAGTAAGACGTCTGACTTTATCCAGTTTCTGAGCAATGCCCCCCCccatctgtctctccctctcttcctctttctgtcttcctctcactctctctcactctctcccccctctctctttggGGCGCCAGGTCTTTGATCAGATGCTGCAGCTATAAACATTACCAGCTGGCCTTGTGCTCCACATAAAGAGGTCAGCCGAGTTGGAGGCGGAGGGTGGAGGGGCTGCATTTTCAAGAGCAGTAACTCTACCCTCAGCGGCCGGCAGCACCCGCAGAAGACATCTGGGAGAACTTCTCCATTTCAGAGCCGTTCTGAATCAGCTAAAAACAAACCatgctctgacacacacacacacacggtatcAAACACACCAGAATAGACAATAAGGTTGTGttcctccttccttttttttacaAACGAGTAGTAACACTTCTACCATCTGTTTTCTGCCACAGGTAGCTGCGTGGCTGGGAAAGACGGAGGATAACAGTGATTTGCTATTCATGGACTTTGTGCATTCAGGCTTCATAAATGAACAGACGAGACAAACGGCTGAATATTCCCCAGTTGACCTTCCAGTGCTCGGCTTTCTTTTCCGAGCAGCTGCTAACATTTCAGATTGTGACTCATTCTGACTTCACACAGTTAAACCTGGTCCTGAGGAAAGTGTTAACTATTCAACATGGAGGTTGCTGGAAAGGTTGATGGTCTCGAGGCTGAGAACGGGTGCAGTATAGAGGAGTCCAAACGTAAAggtgtaaacaaataaaagtcataATTACATTACAGCGTTTCTCGTCAAAACACACTTTTGCATCATGAGGTAAATAAAATGTGCTGAATCCATTTCCTTCCTCATACATTTTTGGGAaagttgatttttaaaaatattttgagtTGTGCAATGTTTACATCCAGCTCTTTGCTAGCTTGTAGTCTTCTCTCTTTTTGCATGTTACTGCTTTCAAATGTCAATCAGCGAAATCAGCACTACACAGCAGTACAAGTGGCCAAAACTCCACAAAGTGCCTTTAATGTTCATGTTTCAGGTTGAAATACAGGAAAATCTTCTTTTCAGAAGACACCTGATATGGGCATGCAGACTAATGTACCTCTGAAAGTTGTGAATTAATGATTACAAGTTACATCTAATATAGGGCTCCTTAAACCTGCAACTTAAAGTCCTAGACTTAAAGATATTCTATCACGTATGATCATGAAAATCAGCAAATACTCCCATTTGAAAACCTGAAAGTCGTCAATTTTGCAATTTTTGCTTAAAAATGAcgttaaaaaatttaaaaactttacaaaGCTTtggaacattttcattttccacttgacatttacattttgtgatGGAATCTTCAAGTCTAAAGTGAATCAAAATGTTTCAGTCATTCAGCAGCCAAACACTTGTGACCTTCTCTCAATTAGAATGGAACACTGTCCAGAAAGTTTGTCCCAACACTGTTACACAAGTTCCCATAAATGTGCTGCACttgttttttgctttctttGACCTTCAGTCCAGTTCACCCCAAACCAGCTGAGCTTCCCTTCATCATGTGGAGCCTCTGACTATTTGTCTTATGTTTTGGGTCATTTTGCGACTGTAGGACGAAGCTTTGACCAACCATGCGTCTTCCACTGCCTTTTTCTCATCAtagaaaaagaaaccaaagttctacttcctgtttttctggCTAACAATACATCAGAGAGTGCAGTAACACAGTTTAATCTAACACCGGGGGTTTGCAAGTCATCGACACATGCAGGAATTGTTGCTTTAACTTTCAAGGCTTCATTTAATTCCACTAGTGCAGAAAAGCTTGAATTTAATTCTTAATCCCTGAACAGGCCTGGTTCTTTCAAATTTGCATAATTTGTGAGTTTTTGGTGACTTTTGATTTCACCTTGGCAGATTACCACTGTCATTTTTACCATTCCAGGCTACTCACTGGATTTGAACTGTTCAATTCAAGGACAACTTCTGTTTGTGACCACGCAAAGCTCTTCACATTAATCATTCCTACAGTTTATATAAGTGCACTTTCTCTACTGTCAACTTTTTGACCCAACTTTAATGGGCTGTTTCAGGgttaacacttggttttagggttagtgTTACAGTTAGGTTTAGGTTACGGGCTAGgcaatgcattatgtcaatgagtttcctcactaagatagatgcacaaacacgtgtgtgtgtgtacatgtatgcaAGGGCTCATCTGCTGAGTGGAAGCACTATTGTGTGAGTGTAGCACAGTGCATATGCAGTTTTAACTCTTGCCCGCTGAATGGCACATTGTAAAGTAAAAGCCCAGGCATTAGCCGGCCCTGTTAACAAACCTGTGACATCACTACTGGACATAGGAGCCCTGTTCTCCACATAATAGAACTATTGAAACCCCTCCACTACCATAACTGTCCATGGCACACCAGACCGTAGCAGCAAAGTCACAAACCATCACCTGTTGCAGCTTAGCGTCTGGCCTGAATGTGAAGCCTGTGGGCGTGTTGGGTAGTTACTGGTCCCAGGAGCACATGGGGAGGCCGGGATAGAGATAGAGTGGGATACGGAGTGTGTGTGCGggcatgtgcgtgcatgtgtggtgCGTGTCCTTGACATGCTTGGCACCCGGCCAGAGTAGAAAATAAACTGTACCTGACCGGCTGTGTCATACAGTCCCAGCAAGTACTGTTTTCCACCGACGTTGACGCTCACTGCAGGAGAGAAATGACAAAGAGCAGTTGAGAGGAGGAATGAGAAGGGGTGAGGTTGGGGTGGGGGTGAAcagggaaggaaagagaagacgaagagagggagagagagaggagagggggtggATCAGGGTCCCccaacccctctctctctctccctccctccctctctctgctgtgaaGAAGGCAAACAAGTGGTTTTGATTATAGCAACAGATGCAAGCCAATGCAGTTGGAGTAAGACACTCAGGCATTTTGTTTATGAATCCTCTGATGAGAATGACTCCAGAGGAAATCATTAGACAACAGCAGCTCAGCACATCACGGTGTtataatcaccatcatcatcatcatcatcattattattattattattgtacaaGGAGGATCAGAGAAGAAATGAATTCATACCTGCATAATGATCAAACACTGTGGGGACATACTCCTCTGGAAAGGCGTCATTGGCATAGCTCATCAGAAGACACGTTTTGCCCACAGCACCGTCTCCCACCACGACGCATTTCAACATGATAGTGCCGGTTCCGTTTGCCATGATGATCCCGACCttaccaccaccatcatcatccccGGCCCCCTACGCCCTGTTGTCCcgacctcctcttcctcctgctgctgttgctgctgctgctgctgggcggTGATCCCGGCGCGGCGGGCGGGCATCACCAGCTCCGGAGGTGGACTGCGCGGCGCTCGGAGTCGCGCTGGAACCGCATCCttctccccacctcctcctccccgcgGTACTCCCAGAAATTCGCCGTGCAGGAGTTCCCTCTTTTTCACGGCTGGCGAAGCGAGCCGGGGGAGCCCTCGGTCGTAGGAAGGTGTCGATAGGGTTCCCACGAAACAAGGGACAAGTGGCGCTATCTGCGCGTCGTGCCTGCTCCCCGGTGCGTCCCCCGCGCCtgtgcgctctctctctctggcgcaccgtgctgctgctgctgctggaggacaaGGTGGGTGCACTTGGTGGAGAGGC encodes:
- the rhoq gene encoding rho-related GTP-binding protein RhoQ; the encoded protein is MANGTGTIMLKCVVVGDGAVGKTCLLMSYANDAFPEEYVPTVFDHYAVSVNVGGKQYLLGLYDTAGQEDYDRLRPLSYPMTDVFLICFSVVNPASFQNVREEWVPELQEYAPSVPYLLIGTQIDLRDDPKTIAKLNDMKEKPIATEQGQKLAKEIGACCYVECSALTQKGLKTVFDEAIIAILAPKRKKGTLKRRLGPRCINCCLIT